Genomic DNA from Candidatus Omnitrophota bacterium:
GGCCTTCATGTCCACCATGGATACGCACATGAACTGGGGCGCATCCTATCTGGTCAATGACGTGTACAAACGTTTTTTGGTCAAGGAGGGGTCTGAGGACCACTACGTCTTTGTTTCGCGCATCATGATCGTGATTATGGCGATCCTGGCAGGCTTTACTGCCTGGCAGATGGATTCAATTTACAATGCCTGGTTGTTTATCCAGCTATTGATGGGAGGTACGGCTTTTGTCGTGCTTCTGCGCTGGTACTGGTGGCGTATTAATGCTTGGTCTGAAATCTCCTCAATGATTGCCTCGATCGTGCTCTCTCTCTTCTTTGACCGCTGGTCGGTTACCAACGGTCCGGATCTTTACCCGGTGCGCCTCGTGCTGGTATTGGGGGGCGCAACAATCACCTGGATTGTAACCACCTTTCTCACCAAACCGGTTCCTGCCGATCATTTGGAACGCTTTTACCGGCGCGTGCGGCCCGGAGGCTGGTGGGGGCCGATTGCGCAGAAGGCCCGCGATGTCGAAGGTCTGCACCTGGGTTGGCCTGAGGTTATCGCTTGGGGGCTGGGCGTGGCCTGTGTATATGCATCACTCTTCGGTCTGGGCTGGCTTTGTCTCGGAGAGTACACCAAGGGTCTGGTGTCTATGGCCGTGTGCGCGGTGACCGGTTGGTTCGTCTTCAAGATGATGGGCAAGATGGACTGGCGGGGTGTTGTTGCAGGTCAGCGTGACCCGGATCCGGACGAAGAACCCGCCGGAGCCAAAGCTTAAAGGCGTCATTGGTTGAGTGGGGGCGCGACACTGCGTCATCCCGAACACAGTGAAGGGATCTTTGCGGGACAGAGATCCCTTCATCTCTGTGGGCTTCTCAGGATGACAGTTTGGCTCCACGTGTCTTGTTTCCCCGCATCCAACTCCATAAACGCCGCCTTAAGTAGTAGCCTGTGACTGTTCCCGGGTGTGATCCGCGCGTACTCGTTAGCATCCCCGCAATGATATGTCTTTGGAACATGAAGAAGATCAGGATTACGGGCAAGGCGGTGATGCTCGATCCCGCCATCAGATGCACCCAATCCGCCCCCTGCAAGCTCTTGTAAAGAGCCAAGCCCACCGGCAAGGTCCGCATCTCCACGGTATTGGTGAGCAGGAAAGGATAGAGGAAGGTATTCCAACTGCCCATAAAGGTATTGATGCCGACAACTGCCAAGGCAGGTGTGCTTAGAGGCAAGATCAATTTGAAAAAGATCTGGAAGTCATTGGCCCCGTCGATGCGCGCAGCGTCTTCCAAACCCGAAGGAAGGCTGCGAATGTATTGGGTCATCAGAAAGATATTAAAGGGCGAGACCGCCGCGGGCACAATCAGTGCCCAGTAAGTATTGAGCCAGCCGAGTTGCTTCATCAAAATAAATATCGGAACCATAAGGACCTGGGGCGGAATCATGATGCCGGCCAGAACCATCAGAAGCAGGGTGCGCTTGCCGGGGAATCTCTTCCGTGCAAAGGCATAGCCCACCATGGCGCTGAAAAGAAGGTTGCTCCCTGTCACTGCAAGGGCGATCACGATGCTATTGATGGCGTAGCGGTCAAAGGGCCCGCTGAAGAGCACATCCCGGTAGTTGAGCAAGGTCCATCGCTTCAGCCTCAGCTGGACTTCATCAATATGCAGAGACCCTTCCCCGGGGCCCACAACTTTGAGCGCCAATTCCTCTGCAATTTTTTCCGTGAGCCCCGGCCGGAGCCGGCCGATAGCCAGTT
This window encodes:
- a CDS encoding carbohydrate ABC transporter permease gives rise to the protein MNGPATLIQRRLSFLALCLITGLALIPLVLMFYTSLKPTGTLRRSVSSLVLADFESNQQGTHKSRMNPGPGAKVQQKLLEEDSSAYLGQHLSLDYRIPEASGFTWQLPLHQDMRKFSILEFAIRVEGTLGAMHLGLSDGKNSLLDIDLTPYISPSPVSGWNQVSLPISKLAIGRLRPGLTEKIAEELALKVVGPGEGSLHIDEVQLRLKRWTLLNYRDVLFSGPFDRYAINSIVIALAVTGSNLLFSAMVGYAFARKRFPGKRTLLLMVLAGIMIPPQVLMVPIFILMKQLGWLNTYWALIVPAAVSPFNIFLMTQYIRSLPSGLEDAARIDGANDFQIFFKLILPLSTPALAVVGINTFMGSWNTFLYPFLLTNTVEMRTLPVGLALYKSLQGADWVHLMAGSSITALPVILIFFMFQRHIIAGMLTSTRGSHPGTVTGYYLRRRLWSWMRGNKTRGAKLSS